The Haliaeetus albicilla chromosome 11, bHalAlb1.1, whole genome shotgun sequence sequence TTTTTTCTGCACAaatagaaaacagcaaaaaaagctaGTGTTAGCCTCCTGGTAAACCAAGTGAGAAAATCAACACTCAGCTGTGTACATACTGTTCAGTAGTAACTGATCAGACTTCCCCGTGTTTGGCTCAATATAAAAACCTGCACTAATTTAGCAGTAAAAGGGATATtctttttcagctatttttctCCATATACTCTAGACTAGTCTATATATggtttttagaagaaaatctccactgtttgtattttctgtgaCTCAGAGTACTGCATCTAATGTTCAAATACATTGTGTTACTGCCTACTCCTTCCACTCTTTCAAGTATTGTAGCTACCTAAGagcttttaagcttttttttttttttaatggaagaacctttactgttttgttttcaaactgtaCATCACTTTAGAGGAAATAGCATCAAAGGCTTCAAGTATATTCAGTCTGAAGCAGTATAAATCACAACATAAAATGATTTTAGTGTTACTGTCCTTTTCTTGGATTTACTTGGATTTTGTAATGTTCTTGATGGCAAAAAGAAATGATGATTCTACTGTATTGAGAGACATTTGGCTAATTAAATcttaatattttacaaaacatgTTACTGATTCTATTGATTATTGactatttattttacatttttccttccctgcagtTCACCAAGAGATTTCCAGTGATGGCATGAGCTGGTCTATTCTGGGCCTGCCTGTAGTCTCTTATCTTGACTCTGGAGAGTACATATGTAAAGCAAAGAATTTTCTGGGGGCAACAGAGGCGTTCATATCCCTCATCATCACAGACTCAGAAAGCACAGATGACCCCAACTCTAATGCCAAAGGCGCATGGAGCGGGAAGGCGAGTGGGATGGAGGCAGCTGCCTACAATGACAAGCTAGTGGCCAGGTACATTATCACCACCTCCACTGTGCCTACCCTGGGGTCTGGAGTGGGCACCGGAGAGGGCCTCCTCCTCCCAGATGTGGCCCAGGACAGCAACCCCAGAAACCTGCTGGTGAGCCCGCCTACCGGTCAGCAGGAGCCGGAGCGAATGGTGAGGTCTGTCAGGGTGATAGGAGACACCGACCAGAGTATCACCCTGGcctggaaggcacctctggcaAAGAACACAACAGTGTTCAGTGTCCTCTACGCTGTCTTTGGAGAGAGAGACATGCGGCGGATCAACGTGGAGCCAGGGAAGACCAAGGTCACCATTTATGGGCTGCTGCCAAAGACCAAATACATCATGTGTGTCTGCGTGAAAGGGCTGATCCCCAGGAAGGAGCAATGCATCATATTTTCCACAGATGAAGTTGCCAGTGCAGGAGGGACCCAGAAGCTCATCAATGTGGTTGTCATCAGTGTGGCCTGTGTCATTGCTGTTCCTCTGACGCTGGTGGTCTGCTGTGGAGCACTGAAAAGGCGCTGCAAAAAATGCTTTGTGCGGAAACCCAAGGAAATTCAGGAGTCCTATGTCACCTTTGAAAGCCTGTCTCCTGGGGCCAAGGTGAAAGGCGTGGAAGGAGAATACTTGACTAGACATACCCCCGATGAATCGAACAGGCTGCTCTCTGCCCGATCCAGCGTGGACTCAGAAGCAATACCAAAGATAGAGGGGCAACCTAATGAATACTTTTGCTGAAAAAACTAGGCTGATTGTCAGCTTGCTGGTGGAAAGCACGTTGCTATATACGCgactctgctccagcactgcagGCTACCTTGTCAATGCTTCTGTCTCCGACATGTTCTGGAGGAGGATGCAAGAGGGTAGATGGTGCCCAAGCTTTACAGAAACATGTTGCTCATCCCACTTGGGGTTTGCTGTTTTGTACCCGGTCAAAAGCTTCTGTGATAATGGCCTCGTTCTCCTGGaccacttttatttttgtaaaatgaagCATGCACACTGAGTGTGAGGACATTAAGCAACATTTCTGAGCGTGCTCTGCTTGGTGTTGTTTAGTACCTGCTCTGCAATATGCTAAGTATTTTATTCTCAGCTCTTTTGATGTTCTTTTGGTTGACAAACAGGGGAGTGTTtagttattttaatataaatatctATGAAGGTGAGGATTGAGAGCCTCACCTTTTACACCCCCCTTGTTTGCATGAAACATGCAGCTTGATGCTTAATAGATCACTAAACACAGAGGTACCTCAACCCTTTCTACTATGTCCAACATAATGACAGCTCTATGCTCTGAATTCAGAGAAATGtgcaaaggagagagaaatcaaGAGACAAAACTCAGTCCACTCCTAAAAATACATAATAGAGAGTGTTTTGTGATTGCATTTCGGCCCTAAACACTATTCTTAAGATTTTCTTGAACAGGTCTTTCAGTATCAGTCCTAGCTGGCATTTTCTAGCTGTATTGTAATTAGTAGAGTATGTTTTATATCAGCTGTGCTAGTTAAAATCATACAATAGCCTACTCTGCAAATTGTGTGTGGCATTGTAATGCTTTGTAATCATACCGAAAAACCCCCATTAGACACTTCTGCAAAAATCTCCCAGACCAGCCCTGTCCTTGCTGCCGGCTCTCCTGACAAAACTGGTGAAGACCAGAGGGGTCAGCCAGGCACTTGTGGCTTGGTCATGAAAATACCTTGATTCTGTGCAGAGCAGGGGTATGTGATGCGGTCAGGCACACATCAGCCATACTTCCACCATGGCATCAGTGGTGGCAGAGACTCAGTGTGGACTTTTGGGTTTCAAACATTTCACAAGTTCAAGAACCCTGAAAAAACCTGTCTAATATTCATTTAAATGTACTTTCATAGCCAGGGTGAGCTAACCAGTTATTTAAGTCCTGCAGCTCCACTGGAACTTGGATCTGAGTGCTTAACAAAAAGTACTTCCCAGCTGTCTAATTTTCCACTCCAGTCTCTCATGTAGTAATACTGTATataaaatttttctctttgtaataaatattcttcatgaagaaaattatataCGTTCTGCCAAATGTTGAATGGGAGTGATCCAGCCAAGCTGAAATGATAACTGATAAAGCTTGCTGAACTGTtttgaaatgtgtatttgtaaACTTATTGGAAGGATCTCCACTCACATTCTGGATGTTTACATACAGTGTGGGTTAACAAAATCCACCGGTTGAAATGGAGCCCGGTATGAATTTTGCAAGTCCTCCTTGTACAGAAGTGTTTACAGTTATGTTGGTTACTTGGCCTGATGGAAAAGGAAGTCATTTGATCTCAACATAAATACTAGCAATAGTGGATACAGTATAATAGTTTTTGATAGGACTCCCTGTATTCCTTACATTAACGATAAAGAAATTCTCTTGTATTGGGAGAATTTGTCAATCCCTGTATAAAATAATGGTTGCTACTTCTATCACTGGACTGCAGAGATTTTTAGATTTACAAGtaatgttttgcaaaattatgtattttaatacaACAAATTAATTGATGAAATATGTAGTATGTAATAGatctattatttatttagaCAGTTGCATCCCAGGATGATTTTTAGAGTCTCCCTCCAcggtagaaaaaaaatattcttctagtAGTAGTTTTTGGGATGAGTTGCAAGGGTTGCTGTATTATTGAGCCTCACGCCTGCCCACATCTGCAGCAGTATCACTGGGCTGTGCAGAAATCAGCCTGACATGGCCCTGGATGGCTAAGCGAGCCCTGAAGAACCAAGGCTGTCCTAAAGTTCTCCTGCGGTGAACGGAGTGGACCTACTGCCCAAGGACTTTCCTGTAAGTCAGGTTTGCAGGAGCTGACTGGGAATGAGAGGTATTTACCTCTCCACTGCCTGGAGGCACGAGCTGGGTAATTTGCCACATCCAGCCGTGGCGAGGAGCAGCTCTCACCCGCTCCATCGGTGCATGCTCCGACACACGGTCTGTGAGTTGGCAGTGGAAAAGGCACCGGCTAGGCCAGTGCTGTTGCACTTTGCTTGCTAGgaggggaggatggggaggtCATCCTGTGACATTCACTGTGGATGGGTTAAGTTTTATAGACTCTACTGGATATTTTTTGCACTTTGAATAAATAGTGCTCCCAAGTAGAACGAACGTGACTTTTCTATTTCCTATGGCTATTCTCACTGGCTCATAGGTGAGGCATCACAGTTTAGCatctcagctgctgctccaaaacaagcctctctctctcctgcatTGGTGATTCACACAAGAGACGCAATAGATAGAAACTTGTATAAGCTCTGTGTCATCTGGTGTTGGTCAGAAAAGAAACCCTATACTTGCTAAACTGCAAGTGAAATTTCAAACCATTAAGTAAACTGATTTTCTGCTGAATGTGACTTCAAGGCTCTGGGTGAGATTTTCAGTGGTAAGAGGCATGTAAAGATAAATACCtcactggattatttttttgttgtcttaaCCGAAGGGGTGTTAGGCACCTAGTTTCAGCAGGGTCAGCTTAGGCAAGCTTCCCTGTCTGGTCATAAGATGTGAATGGAGCTGGCTCAGAGTTCAGGCAAGCAAATATTCATCCTTGGAAATGATTTCTTACTCAGTTAAAGTCAATCCTCAGACAGACATGTGCTTTAAGAACTGAAATGAACACCTGAATCTCTTTTGGAATTACTGCTTTAGTAgtattttaattagtttttttttgacactattctgtttggttttctttttccttggaaaatgtTTCCTCTGTTAATAATCTCTTTGTGTCAGGTTTTGACCAATTTGTTGCTTTTTTGGGTCTATTTCAAATACTTTGGCACTGTCAAGCAATATATTTCAGAATGTCTTGGACTACAATGTTCCCTACTTTTACTATcaaatcattttaaaatttcttctcagATGAGTGTTGGACCACTGCAGTAATACTTAGTAATAAAGTAACTGTCCACCTGCATTAGGCAGGACGTTTGCACTGGCTGCCTGGGCTTTGGAGAGCAGTACATCATGTGATGATAGATAACAAAGACAAGCTCTTCCTTCCACAGTATCTTTTTATACTTATTTGGGAAATCAGAGTAGTGTAAAATTGTAAAATTAAGGAtagggtttaaaaaaagaaggtaatcgtgttttaaaaattaatccaaaTAGCTCTGAACTGTACTGAAAAATggttattatttctttttcttaaaaggcTCTGGAGAAAAGCAGTTATCAAAATGAGGGAATCGAGCagaatataaatgaaataatgtgCCCAAAGTGATTAAAAAGGAGTACTGCAAGTAGTTGAAGTGcaagaagaaatgtaaaaaccCCACATGTTTAGgctttgaaatatgtttttccaAACATCTTAAAAAGTGTCCGATTATCTGGTGAGTAGATCCAGACAAAGGCTAATATTGTCTCTGAATTATAAAGtctctgcaaatattttaaatgccatatatgtataaaaattccacaaatgcaaaataatgttCAGGCTGACAAATGTCTTATTTCCACAATGTGTTTTAAGCATGTTGGAAGGCTATAATTGTGTTGTGGGGTCACTTGcacatttatttctgtgtgcCCAGACAGAATAGACTAAAAGTGgtttaaatgattaaaaaaaagtaggacACAAAAGTATGCATGTGCCTATACATaaattcatggaaaaaaagcagcagcaaccaAAAATGTCAAGAAGGACAGTAAAACATCtttcaagatattttaaaaaagtcatGGACATTGAAGAATGACTTTGAAAGTATTCCAAtggtaaaataaaatctaaaggTTAAAAAGCTCCTGAAGAAGCTGACATCAAAGTCCTTCAATGTCAGAAGTGTTCTGGGAATGTCTGAAAAGTTTTGGGATGTATTTAATCAATAGTCAGTGCTACAGTACTGTGGCTTAGTGGGAGCTTCACTAGCTTTAAAGTCCATGAACAGAAGATGCAAATTGTTGcccaaaacagagcaaaagagTTGTCCCCCATTTTACTTTCCTATTAatcaaaattaaatagaaaaaatttAGCAATTGCCAGCAAAGGTTCAAGTTGATGAGAAATAAGTGTATACACCCCAGAGAGCAGGACCAGGAGCTTCTCAGAGGTGGCAGCAAGCCTTGGAGCAGTGCCCATGTTTCCCAAGAGCCGGGGCTGCTGGTGGTGACGTGGGGCTGCTGCGACCGCAGTCATACCCCACAAGAGCGTGCTGACCCTTGGCTCCTGGTTTCGGCATGGGAGATGGactctgctcctgccctgagGTGCCCTGAGTGAGAGACaaagctttcctttcctccagagGGTGAAAGGGAGTAGGTTGTGCCCCTTTGCCAGGTCTTGCTTGCCCCTTTGCCAGGTCCCTTGCTGCCAGGGACTTGCTGCAGTGGGGCTGGAGGTGTGGTGCCCCAGGGGACCCTGCCAGGGGTGTTGGGTTACTCAAAAAAATTGGGGAAAGACTGACAAGCTTGTACAGCTGATGTTGTTGTTGAAggtttgtaaaagaaaagtcttATTTACCTCTTTTCGCGTcaccttctgctttttcaaagctgctttttcaagcCTGTACCATTTGGTGTTACATGCACCCTATCTGAAATACCCAACTGCAGCCTTCACCTCTTATGTCCTTCCCAGCAGGGATTTCTAATGCTGATGGCCCTGGCAGAGGTactgtaattttaaagcagcagcatgGACTTGATTTCTTACAGCCCTGTGTGTGCCTGTCATTTCAAGATGGAGTTCGACTCCCTTGCCATTGCTGGGAGCATGCAATGGGTGTCCTTTTGGCATTTGCTTTGGCAATCAGTGCAGTCTCTTAAACTCCACTTCCCACAGATTAGCAGACAATGTCTCTATGGAGATTTATTTTGACAGCTTGGGTTTTAGACAGCTTGTTCTGCATTTTGGCTTTGGCCAGAATGCCACATGACATTAAAGAGCAGCTGAACTGAGTGGACAGCTGCTGTCACAAAACTGACCATTAAATTTACAGGCAGGCATAAGCAGGGCTGaataaaaaggcaacaaaatccCACTCCAGTAGGAAACATAAATATAATGTCTGCGGCTAACactgggggattttttttccctctacttttttttcctttctttccccccttctctctaTCCAAGAGAGTGGGTAGACTCTCTACTAACTAATTCATCTGATTTTGATAAGTAATTCACACTAGTTTCTCAGGTTAATACTGAACCTTCTGAGTACACTTGGGGTTTGggaatatttagaaaaatggCCTTTCAAGCAGCAAATAAGTATCAGCCTGAAAACAGCTGGAGCATTGGCCCATGGTACTGACTGACAGCACTCTTGGAAAGGCCATTTTCCAGACTCGTAGAAGATGATAGGTGGGATGGGAGGAAAACTCATGtcggagaaagaaaacaactgcaatttttttttttttctctgttaatcaactcatttatttaaattaatgtatttctaACAGAGAAGCCTGGATGAAATTTTACTTGCTGCATCCCAGGACATTGGGCATTATGCACCCGTACTGTGCCCAAAGATGTACATGGGGGGGGAAACCCACCAGTAGTTTTTACCCTGTATATAAACCTGTTTTAATAAACAACACTTTTCATGAAAGATGTTTCTGAAGATGTGACTTAGCTGCCATGTACTTTAAGACCCTCCCTGCGGGCCATGGAGGAGGGATGTGAAGGTAGCAAAGGAGGCCTTCCCTGCGAGCAAAGGAGGTTTTTGCAAGGTTGGGCCTTAAAAGCAGTGAatccctcctgctgcctgcctggtgcTGGAGACAACCAAACTGTCCAACCCAGtgtaaaattattataaaataataataatatcatTGTTTTATTAGGGAATATTTCCATGGCAGACTACAGAAGAGGACCAAAGGCACCGGTGAGTGTGGTGCTTGTGTACCCAGAGGCCCGTGCCCACGCGGGGTGGGCATGGGGTCCCTGAGGCCCTCTACTTCGGCAGCTGATGGATGACTGGGAAGGACACATCCTCCCATCGCAGCTGCCAGCATCACTCCTGCAGCACTCCCAGTTCAGCCAGCCAGCCCCGCTGATGGGTGTCCCCTTGCTGCTTCAGCTACACTGAAAGCGCATAAGGAGCGTTCGCCTCGGCTCACGGGGGCTGTGCTGGTGCCCCTGTCACTGCAAGAGCAACAGCTTCACCAAGACATGTCCCCAGCAGCCACCACGGTCAGGTGGGGGATCGATAGCTGCTGCATCTGCTGTGCTACAGACCAGcagcctttctttctccttcactcATGGCTTACTGACACGTTCAAATGCAGGGCAGCTGTTGAAATATCAAGTACCGCACCATGGACAAATAAGGAccattttagtttaaaaaaaaaaaaaaaaaaaatcccataagCTTGTAGTTAGATGCTGAGCACAGTGAGCAACAGCAGCCCAACAGGTCCACTactcacagcctgctgcttGTACGCGGGACGCAATCAGAAAGCACTGCAACAGTCCCCAGCGGGTTACCACCAGTGCATTTTGCTGATTTGCCTTGAAATCAAAGCGCCTGTCGATTTAAAAGCTGCAGAATCAATCCTGTCTTCTGTAGGCTCACAGCGGCTACACTGTTGCACACACCCCCACAGCCATGTATAGATCTAAGCTGTCAcaccataaatatttttctatccTGGTCCCGTAGGTTAGAGGTTAAGTAGGTCCAGGCTAATCTTGATTTGTGACCCAGCTTCACACGTACTGGCAAGGAGGTTAAGCCCTTTCCCGGTGGCACGCTGCCTTCTGCGGGCTGTAATGAAGCCCATGCACACTAGATGGCCCCAGGAGAACACAGCGCTGCTTGGAAATTGCAACCAAACCCTGctattttggattaaaaaaagatgataaaTAAGTTTGGTTACTCCAAGTCCCATctcatagaattgtttagacTGAGTTTGTCAAGGTGACCAAAAGGCAATTGGCACATGTGTTATGGGGAAGCTGGAGAAGAGCActgaaattttatatttatacaaCAGAGGTAGGCCCGGTTAATTACTTGTAAGGGCTTGGGAACAGAAGTGATTTTGGCTCCATCTtaccaaccaaacaaacacgTCTATCAATCAGAATCCCCACAGCTAAAGAATAAATGCCCGGGGGTGGTCCCAGGGGTGATTTTTAGCACTTTGACACAGCCTATGAACCATACTACATGTCTTCTTTAGGGTCGGGTCGCCAGCAGGATTTATTTCTGCGTCAAGGAAGATTACAGCTAATAGGATTTGCTTCTTGGAGGCTGTTGGCATGTTTGGTGCAAACCCTGCACAGTGCTTTCTTAAAGGAGAATATGGACCCTAtttgtcatatttttcttcttcttctggcCTTCCACAAGATAAACCCATCTGTTTCATCTTGTGTCACAGGATGCTCTTGTTCTCAAGACAGCTTTGGAAGGTAAGAATGCTCGTTCCCCTAGTCgtagcaaaagcaaagcagctcaCAGAGTCCCAGCACATATTTGCTGATGATGTGAGCACCAAAACCAAGCAGATGGCTGCATGATATGCCTCCTTTAATACTTGAATAGTACTAGCTTGAGCATAGAATGCCATTTCTCTTATTTCCCTGAGATATGTAGTTGAATACGTAGCAATTTTTATGACATCTTAATTGTATTCTTTGTGGGAAAATGGGTGTAAAACCCAGGGAAGGATGGCTGTATGGCTTACGTTGCCCTGCGTACAATACCTTATAATTGTTCAAGTGCTTGTAGATCTATATAGGGAACTGGTTTGTTAGCCATGAACATAGTGTGCGACCTGGAGAATTTTCTGGTTTCCTCCTTAGGAGTTTGCTCTGCATGTCTGCACTGCTGAGACAGATCCCAGCAAACATCCCTCAGGACATCCGGAAAATTAGAATAGAAAATTCTCACCTAACAGAATTGCCTCGTGGGTCTTTTGAGAATGTTAGTGCCTTGGAGTATCTCTGGCTCAATTTTAACAACATCACGGTGATGCACATCAAGAGCCTGGAATATCTGCCAGCTCTGAAGGAGCTGCGCTTGCAAGGGAACAAATTAAGTTCAGTGCCATGGACAGCATTTCAAGACACCCCGGCTCTGAAAATCCTGGATGTGAAGCACAACCGGCTGGATGTCCTTCCAGAACACGCGCTCCGCTATCTGCCCAACCTGACCTATTTAGATCTATCCTCAAATCAGCTTACTGTCATATCCAGGGATGTCTTCTACAACTGGCCCGTCTACCAGAGAAGCCAGAGGGCGGAGGGGCAGATAGAAGCTATTTCCAATGCTGTCCTGGCCCTTCATGACAACCCCTGGATTTGCGACTGTCGCCTGCGGGGATTTGTCCAGTTTATCAAGTCGGTTGGCCCACCTATTATTCTGATGAATTCCTATTTAACTTGCTCAAGCCCAAAATTCAGGGCAGGGAAGTTTTTTCATGAAGTGGAGCTCAACAGCTGCATGAAGCCCCTGACCTCAGCCCTTGACACCAACCTGACAGTCCCGGTGGGGCTGAACGTCACTCTGACCTGCTTTGTGCAAGCCAGCCCTTCCCCGGCTGTCTGGTGGACCTATGCACTCAAACTTTTAAGGGCATTTAATggtaagaaaagctttttcttctttcttttttttttttttttttcattaaaaatttatgTTCTGCTATTCTACTTACATAGGCCTTCAGGCCATCACAGTCACCACACCATCTCTCAGCCCCTTTAGAGCATCACAGTTATTGTGGTGGCAATAATCCAAATAATCTTAATCACTCTATGAGTCTAAGCATGCCTGACTCATATGAGAAGAGCTGCTTCAAGCAGGATATCAGTCAAAGATGATGGCCCCATTTTTACACAATTATTTTATGTGTGGATTTTTAGCTCTTTCATCATGACACATGATGTGCAAGAACTAGTAATAATACATCAGTCATACATATATAATAAATATGTAGTTATCTAGACACGCATGCATATTTACACTATATATTATataatacacacatatatgcacacacagtcTATATAATTATATTTGTACGTACATGTGTGTTTATAGgagtgtgcacacacacaccccgaGTTGTATGTTTCTATACTATTCCCATATGTTCTTTCAAGAAATACCCACACAAACCAGAAAACCCTGTAGCCCTGTTGCCTGTCTGTGTCCATTCATGTTCTACAACCAAAACAGAGCTTGTCATTCTCCATAAGCCTTCCTTATTTACGTTCTTTATTGAGGGCCTTCTAATATGAGGCCTTTCCCTCCCCGTCCAGCTTGGCTCTTACATGCTCTCcctcacatttatttttactcaGAGCCTTCAATAGCACAAATTGCTATTTTCATCAGGTAAGCTCATAATGCATGCAGGTACCGCACAGGTTACGTGTGTTCCTAATAAGGCAGCTAGCTAAATAAGATAGCATTAGCCCTTAATCCTGGACTGATATTTGCTTTAATTGCAGTGTTGTAGCAGCACTTGTGCATCTTTCCACAAGCACATACTGAATTAATTACACACAGGCTTTTCCCGACCACAGCCACGCGTCCCTGTTTGGATAGACGACAGGGTGTTTCATACTGTTCTTAAAGCTGCATCTCACTTCCAGCCCAACACCTCCTGGCTCTACACACCTCTTTTTGGCCCGAGCCTCTTGAGACCGACATTTTTCTGCACTCAATCTTAATGGAGGACGGAGCGCGCGTCCAAAATGCAGCTGTGCCTCCTGCGCCTCAGTGGCTGGCTCTCCCTGTCTTGCCCTGACCTGAGCATGCTGACGGCACGTGGGCAGCTTGGCCTTTGCCCACAGCAGCCTCCCCAGCCGCTTGCACTGGGCTGGGGGTCGGACACACTCCCTCTCTCCCATGCTCAGGTGTCCCCGTGCGTTTATCGCCTTTTGGCCCAGATAACGCTTTGCTGACGAGCTCTGTGGGGTTCGGTGCGCTCCTGCGTCcctcttctgctttccctgggcAGGGCAGGTCCTGCCTGGCCTCTATCCCACACCAGAGCGGTCTCGGGGCTGCCCCAAGGGCATGGTGGCTCCCCGCCTGCACGGGCAGGAGGGGGCCGCCGCCTGCTGACACAGCTCCCCTCTCCCCGCAGTGTCCACCGAGCCCGTCGGCGAGGAGACCATCCGCTCAGAGCTGCTGATCCCGGCCGCACGGCCAGCGGACGCCGGCAACTACACCTGCACGGCGGCCAACTTCTTGGGCAACGCCTCGGTGGCCATCACCCTCCGTGTGGGGTCCCCGTGGGCGTCCACCACGCCCCCGGGCTGGGCCCCCGTCGCCCCTGCCGAGCCAGGCGCCCACGTAGAAGTGCGCATCGCCAAGCAGACCGTCTACGGCATCACCCTGGAGTGGTTtgcggtggcggcggcggcggcggaccCGGGGGAGACCTGGTACACCCTCCTGGTGGGCCGCTACGATGCCGCCCAGAAGGACGCGATCTACATCGGTCCCGGCGTCAACACCTACTCGGTGACCGACCTGCTGCCCGCCACCAAGTACGAGGTCTGCGTGGCCGTGCGCAACCAGGCGCCCCGCAAGGGCCAGTGCGTCGTCTTCGTCACGGGCAGTGACGTCAGCCAGCTGGAGCAGCGTGAGAAGCTCATCCACATCGTGGTCATCGTCTGCGCCATGGTGCTGGCCGTGCCTGCCGGCATGTACGCCTGCACCGCCGAGGCCCGCCCCGGCTGCCTGGCCCGCTGCCCCGGCGcctgccc is a genomic window containing:
- the LRIT2 gene encoding leucine-rich repeat, immunoglobulin-like domain and transmembrane domain-containing protein 2, producing the protein MDPICHIFLLLLAFHKINPSVSSCVTGCSCSQDSFGRSLLCMSALLRQIPANIPQDIRKIRIENSHLTELPRGSFENVSALEYLWLNFNNITVMHIKSLEYLPALKELRLQGNKLSSVPWTAFQDTPALKILDVKHNRLDVLPEHALRYLPNLTYLDLSSNQLTVISRDVFYNWPVYQRSQRAEGQIEAISNAVLALHDNPWICDCRLRGFVQFIKSVGPPIILMNSYLTCSSPKFRAGKFFHEVELNSCMKPLTSALDTNLTVPVGLNVTLTCFVQASPSPAVWWTYALKLLRAFNVSTEPVGEETIRSELLIPAARPADAGNYTCTAANFLGNASVAITLRVGSPWASTTPPGWAPVAPAEPGAHVEVRIAKQTVYGITLEWFAVAAAAADPGETWYTLLVGRYDAAQKDAIYIGPGVNTYSVTDLLPATKYEVCVAVRNQAPRKGQCVVFVTGSDVSQLEQREKLIHIVVIVCAMVLAVPAGMYACTAEARPGCLARCPGACPRRRHGGQAQAAGSKESTLDSLPAGSEDGLCRPEGGRGARRPPAREEPGKTRPPHRNSADLY
- the LRIT1 gene encoding leucine-rich repeat, immunoglobulin-like domain and transmembrane domain-containing protein 1, which codes for MWIVVSLLCCLTLGGLPRAGGSCPSQCSCAFHSLSEGTKARTVLCNDPEMTLTPVNIPVDTSKLRIEKTAIRRVPGEAFHGLHNLEYLWMPYNSLASLSGITFKGLRRLQELRLDGNDLISFPWETLADMPQLRLLDLHNNELTSIPPDAARYVKNITYLDLSSNKLMTLPQALIATWTNLQAVPYFPNDNSKIILGLQDNPWVCDCSLYEMVHFLNFQSPNIAFIEPRLKCFTPRSLAGVLFSQVELRKCQSPVVHTSVAKVKTILGSTVLLRCGTTGVPIPELSWRRADGAQLNGTVHQEISSDGMSWSILGLPVVSYLDSGEYICKAKNFLGATEAFISLIITDSESTDDPNSNAKGAWSGKASGMEAAAYNDKLVARYIITTSTVPTLGSGVGTGEGLLLPDVAQDSNPRNLLVSPPTGQQEPERMVRSVRVIGDTDQSITLAWKAPLAKNTTVFSVLYAVFGERDMRRINVEPGKTKVTIYGLLPKTKYIMCVCVKGLIPRKEQCIIFSTDEVASAGGTQKLINVVVISVACVIAVPLTLVVCCGALKRRCKKCFVRKPKEIQESYVTFESLSPGAKVKGVEGEYLTRHTPDESNRLLSARSSVDSEAIPKIEGQPNEYFC